The Gossypium arboreum isolate Shixiya-1 chromosome 2, ASM2569848v2, whole genome shotgun sequence region tttaatgTAGATgacaaggagaaacaaaaagctttGATAAAAGGAAGTGGTAGAACCAATTAAAAGGAGTGGGGAAGTAGGAAGTTTGTTGAAGCATTTGGGACTTTGTTTTTTGGCATAGAATCCCATTACAGTTGAACTTATATACTTTTGGATATTTTGCTTAGATAATGTAAATAAGAAACAAGTTCATTTGTGTAAAGTATCATATTCCCTCTAATTCTGTCGGATAGTAGGGCTGTGAACTGATCCTCTATACAAACATGTGGTGGTGAACTTCATAAGAATATTCGGGTGGAAGTACTCTTGCTcactgcctttttttttttttttattctttttctttttgggtcATGATATGCATAAAAGAGCTTCATAATAAAAGCTGAGCATGATGCCGGTTATGCCAACAGATCAAGATTGTCAGTTTGTTTTTCTACTTTGTATGTCTTCATATTCTACCAAGATTTTGTCTGTAGTCGCATTGTACCCAGATTTAGACCAATGAAATTCGATTTGATTTAAAGAAATCCaagaaaacttcaaattttaaattaacttAAAAACTGATTCAAGTTATTTTAATTCAAGTggagttttattttttaatttaatgcaaatattcttgatgattttgaaaattattaCGCAAATTGGCGCGTCTAAAtttggttttaattcaaaatttaaccaatcatatttgtaaaaatatatataaaattaaaagttgtttttcaaaattttaaagaattataaatatgtataattCGATAAGATTTTTCAAAATTTGGAAATAGAATTCCTAAAGTTACAAAAATTAAGAAAGTAATAAAATgactaaagtaattaaaataaaaataataaattttccaaagttaTTCAAAATGCAAATAATtctaaaaatcttgaaaattttattaaaatttataaaatatataatatgaaaaaaaacataatttttttaaagttctaAAATGTGTATTCTCTCAAATTTACCTGCTCTTTTGGTTGAATTTCAATGAGATTGTCTGtcttgtttttagtttaattcatttaatttgtaaaaaaaaaattaaattttgttggTAAAATAAGATTCAACTTACCAGATTGCCTCTTTGTTTAAGTACTTGTATGTATTTATACAGGTATATTTTAATATATCGTTTCaagtttattatattttaaaatgtttttataattataatttacttttatttccataataaaatatgttatatattaatatatttcaattatagaTGTACAAGTATGTTTACAtgcaaatataaattttataattattaattaaatttaataacttatttaaaaataaaaaataaaaaagattaagAGAAGTTGGCTTACAAGTTACAAGCAACCCCAAGACaaggaaatggaaaaaagaaagatgaaaatggagaaaagaaaaaagaggagAAAGTTGAAAGATTTGTCATTCATCTTTTTATGTGTTCCGATGGTCACAAATTTTAGCATTTTATTCACAAGCTAATTTCGTGTCAAAGCTGCTGAGGCAGATTGCAAAAGCCTGAAATGCTGATAGGGGATATCGATAATCCATGGTGAACATATCTTTGCCAACCTTCCCAAACTGTAGGATTACCTTATCCATATCGGGTGGGGCAGGGCCACTGGATGCTGGTTGCGTGGCAGCGATCAACTGAAAGTTCTTAACCGACGCAACTGTTACCCGGCCACGGAAATTCAGGCACCAACACTGTAATTGCTCATGCCATCGAGGGGCCTTGTTTTTGAGGATCAAGGGTTTCATATTCCCATCTCCATCATCTTTATGAGACACACCAACATCTGAAAATCGAGAGCTGCTAAACTCGACCGAATGATCAAGAGACTTAGAAAAGGAAATGCTCCTGAATGAGTCCTCCAAAGGGTGACGAAGAAGCTCTGGCTGGCCAGGGACTGAACCACCTACACCAAGAGCTGAGGCCGGAATAGAATGCATAATACAATGCATCTTCCGTGGGCCTCTGGTACCAAGAACGTTTAATTCGTAACTAATCTGAGCTATGTTATAGCTGCCCGTAGGGACTTTAGGGGAAACTTTCTTGGAGTAAAATCTACGACTCGTTCGGCCTGGTGGAGGAACATGAGAAGAGGCAGTATAGGCAGGCTGGGTATCGTATATTATGAATTTCGTGCCAAGGAAGTTTGACCTGAAACAGAAAAAAGAATTAGCATATGGAAATGCCATATTTACAGTAAAATGTGAGTTCCATTCACATTCATACCTCAGCTTCCCGATGTAACTGCTGCTTGATCTTGAAATGTTGTCAGCATTCATAGAAATTATATACTCAGTGGAAGTAGTCCTGCGTGTCCTTTGTGCGGAAAGAAGGAATTTCCCATTTTCAACAAGTAAGGCTACAAAAGAGagtaataaaatgaaaaatagagGTGAGTTTAGCCAGAAAGAAGGTTGAAAAATCGAAAAGCAATGTAAGGCACATAAGCAGGCCGGTGGATGTAGATAGTCTTCTCTTGACTGCAAACCAGTTTCATATATATCGAATAATTTATCAAATAGTCATTAATGATAACAGCCTATGTATTCAAGCACGAAATATACAGGTATGCAAACAAGTCGAATCACATTAAAATTACAGCATGCAATACTTCATGAAACACATGCATTATCACAATAAAATTAATAACTTGATCAAATCTACGTTTAACAAAGGCAACTTAATTCAACAAATGGTTGCTGAGAATCATGCTTACCAGGGCTAAGACACAGAAAGAGGTGGTATGTCAGTTTCGATTTATCCCTTTTTATGAAACACTGGATAATCCCATCACGTGGCCCGGGCTGAAATGTCAAACAAGACAGTTAAGAGTTCCAGTCTCAAGTTCTAAATATAGTAAGAATTGGTTACATGTTTCAGCATAATCTCCACATAAATGCAAAGATACAGAATTGTGGTAAATTTGAATTGGAAGGAGACTGATCTATGTTCAGTCCAGTCATCCTACCTGCTTAAGAGACACCGGGAAAGTAAGCTTCCCGCAGAATTCAGGACACTTAACAATGTCTTTGCAGATGACTCTCCATGATTGGCAAACTGAAGCACATGCGACAACACTCTTTCGTGCAGGCCATGTGCTCTCACTCTCTTCCAACCTCTTGATCACATCAGTAAGCAGCTCGTGAGGGAGATTAGCCCAACGGCTGTTCTGAATTACAAGTGGCTCATCATGCAGATCATGTAAAGCACCATGAGATTTTCCTCTATGATGCCCCACCAATCTAACATCAAAACTCCGCCTAGATAAGCTCCCAAAACTATCCCTCACATCACGAACTATGCTACGGAACGACATTTCTCGAGTCAGTTCAATTGCAATACCGGTTGGGAAGATTTCTGATTATAATACTGTCGCTGATTATGTGCCAATGGCTGCCCATAAAACAAACAACTCAGTTCCCACAATAAAGCACCAAGTTAtggagaaaagagaaaataaaagatgCCAAAGAGATAAAACCTAAGGCAAATGGAACCCCAGGAACCTAAATAGCTAGAAATTTAACCATCTAACAAGAAACAACCCATTTACGCAAGATCAAGTTTAAATCCTAGAGTCGTAGAACGAGGCACCTGTGATTATACTCGTAAAAAAGAACAATGTATATTTGATGACTTCAATATGTTCTCATCAAATATTTTCCATAAATGGGAGACTACAGAATTATCTCACCCAAAGATATAAGCTGCATACAATAAATTATGTAAGgaaaaaagtaataaataatttaccttccaaaaatgaAGACCTCAATTTCAGAGATGAATCTAATCAAACCGACGTAGTTTTAGTCTCAGAACCCACCACAGATCtgcaaaaaatgaaaaaagataaaaatttgtAAACAAACCCAGattaaaaagaacaaaaaaaagaagaagaagaagaagaagaagattttGAAGAAAATTTTGACGAAGTAGGATGTGATCTGTGATTTATGTACCTGAAAACATGCAGCGAATCCTAAAACAAGATCAAAGAAAACCCAGACAACTTTTCCACATAACAGAACGGTGGGAAAAAAGAAAAGGGGATCAAAGTCAGAACTAAACAGAGTTTTCTTACTTTCTCTTTCTTCTCAACTTTTTCTCGCTATCAGACGAGGATTCCAGattcataataaatttagctGAGCAGCCAACAATTGAATTTTTAAGGGGAAAACAACAATGAAAAAGGGTGATCTAATCTTTCAGTTCTGATTTTAGTTCTTAGGTGGTTGATgtgaatattttttaataaaaaaaaagggaaataaaTATCTCGGTGCATCATGTCTGAGCTACAGAGCTGAAAAGCAGGCTCCAACCAACGACTAAATGCCCCCTTTGACTTTTCCCATTGCGCTATCTGACCGACGGAAACTGCTATGTCGTTTCTCGCATGCTAAACAAAACAAATTAATTAAAGGATTTAATGCATCTTTACATATTTCAACTTTCTTCACTTCATTTCTTTGGTATTtgaatttggaaaaataaaattatatattcttTTAGAAATATAATATATCTTATTATTGCaacattattatttaatttaaattttataagaaaattaaaagatattaaaaattaaaaaataaaaataaaaagaaaaatacaaaagcaaaattaaacataattaatgtattataaaaatacaaaaacacAACAACATCATATTCTTCCAACTAGAGGTGTCTATAGATTAAGTAGGATCAAGCTTGAGACTTAgttctaaaatattttttaagtctAAACCTATTTTCGAGCCGGTACGACCTATTCAAAAAGTccattttactattaaaaatatatttttataattaaatttttatttaaaaatatttttttttattttttaaattgaatttgagTCGAGTTTGACCAAATCTTCGTTCAAGCCTAGCATTTGGACAAGTCCAGTTTCAACATAATAACGTTATGGGAGATATAAATCTAACTCATCAATACACAATAACTCAATATCCTATGATATTTCAACTACACCCAaacattattttatgttaattaataGAAGCATTTAATTATAAAAGCATAAATAATGGATTATATAAACATATGATATGTTGAATAACTATCAACAACTCATTATTACCAAAAGCATTGATTAAGCACTTACTATTCATACTAAGCATAATTTAAACATCAAGTTCGAAGTCTCTCTTTTTAACTTCCAAACCAACGTGAAGAGAAAATGATGAAATcttgttttaaggattaaaatctaaagaaaagaaatagaactGAAATCAAAGTTTATGTCAATAAATTCTCAAGAACACAAGTTCCTCTTCTTCACACCAAAACCAACGGCATTTATGGAAAAATGAAGAAGAAGCTTGGTTTTTTAAGTAAAGAAATAGATAGAAATTTGACTAACCAAATTGAAATGAAACCAAAAGTTGAAAATGAAATTGAGAGAAAATTTGGGAAAGTTTTGAGTAGAAAAACCAAAACTATCGTGAAACAAAGTCTCTAATTGCTCCCTCCATTGAAATTTTCCAAATGGGTATTTTGCTTATATACCCTTGGACTAATTACCACAAAAGAACCTCCTCTCATTCTAGTCCAAGTTTTTACTCCTAAGATATTTGCCTTGCAAATTTTATTTCTCTTACAAATTAGTTTAGTCCTCAGAATTACCAATTCCTTAAAACCCAGCATTAATGAAACTTAGGAATAATATATTCAATTGAGACAAAAATTATTTCCATAAATCCTCTCAATTTACTTTCCTTATTCCTTAATGATTCCCCACACTCTTTAGTGGCTCTCACACCACCTAAGGCGAAACTATTATTTACATCAAAACCTTGTATAGCTTAATTTTTATATCAATTAAAACTTAAACATAAATATTTTGTCACTTCACtttaatctaataattttttaattaaaaagattTAGATTTATTAGCATTAATAAGAATTAATTTAAAGTTGTAAAGttgatgttattttattgacaACTTAATTAAGAGTCATCGATTGATCATTTTGCCACAACATTGAATAAACATATATTGGGAAGTTTCTGGCATTTTTCACGATTGAATCCTATTTCATTGGTGAATCTTTACTGACAAAAACACTGTTGTCGTTGTTAATAATACAAGTGTTGTTGTCTAAAGAAGAAGTAACAACAATCTCGATAGTTTTATTTTCTGGAGAAGTGATTGATGCCACTAACTTATTCACCACCTTCGTCTCCTTGCTTTTTCCCCATAACACAACATAAAGTCCCATCACAATTAGCACTGCTCCAATGATGCTGTAATTGCACaaaagaatttaaattttaaaaaaaaaaatgtttttatttttatttttattttatgtatacTATAACCAAATATTTTTGCATTATATATTACATTTACGTACCTTCCAAGGTAGAGCTTTTCTTCAAGGAATAATGTGCCTGCAAGGGCTACTAAGACCACCATTAAAGGGCTGAAAACAGACACATAAAGTGGACCCTTCATCCGCACACACCAAGAGACCACGCTAAACACTAGCCCTGATGCTAAAATTCCCTGCAACAAAtaacaatgaatgaacaaaaaCTCTCCAAATTCAGACATAAAGCTAAAAGAACCCAGTTACTTAATGATTTAGCTTCAATAATTACTGTAACTAACAGACCGAGTAAGCAACAGTGAGAAGTCTAATATTCCAGTCTAATTTCCACTGACTCATGTCTTTTTCCATGCACAGTGCAAAGGCAACTGCTTGTATGGTTCCAATGATGCATATCAATGCCGTGCTTGAGTAATAACACGGGTAGTTTTCGCTCATTTTAGCCTATAAAACAATCAAACTTCATGGCTTTAGATATAAAACGGAATGTTGTatcaaagaagaaaacaaaagaactGCATATACTTAAAAGGTCAAACTATGTTATATAATCCATATGTCATGTGTAAATTGCAGACCCTGATGTAAATAATCAAATTACCTGAATGTTCAACCAAAGAGAGTAACTGATGCAGCTAGTGAAAGCTAGCAAAGCGCCCAACAGATGGTGGTTGGTAGAAGGTGCATTTGAGGAGATAGGTCCATGAGAAAGAAGAAGGTGAAAATGGGTTGATCCgatattaatttggagtcctTTGTAAAATGTGAGTAGCATTGCCCCACCTACTCCAATTACCGTTCCCAACACCTTTGCCCTCCCTGCCATTGTTCTAAAACCTAGCTTTTCCAATCTGTCATTAAATTGGGTATTGGACCCATCAAAGTTTTAATTAGTGCATTGGATGGCAAGCAGGATGCATGAGTCAAAAGAAGcaaatatgtatgtatgtttgtatgtatgtatgcatgtatgtatgcATACCCCATAATGATGGCCATAGTGAAAGTTATAGCTGGAGTGAGATTAGCCATGGCGGAAACAAAAGTCGCGGATGTCAAAGCCATGCTTTCTATATACAAATTTTGAGATAGCGTTCCCCTGTAAAAATGCAAACAAATTAGACTAGAGATCAAACGCTATTCACTTTCAGCGCATCCATAATAGCAATTATTTGGAGAAACGGTCTGTGCTGAAATTTTAAGAACGAAAGATCGTCGCCCGACGGCACTGGTCGCCTTGGGGGGCGATGCTTGCGGTGACTATCACAATGGATAGAGAACCAGTTGAGAGAGAAATTGTATAAATGGGAAGTTCACACCGTATGTATATTATATTAGAAAATTAACTTTGGAACGTTAGATTTTAATATAatctaatatattatattattaaaattaataaattatgataaataaaataatattattttattcaacTGTAAATCAACATGGAAAAAATTAATTCTAATAAAGCCATATATATATACCCCACTATTATATTCCCAAATATCAACCCAACATCTTAATGCTTATTCTGAATAACCGCTACATTACCTCTTCATTTCATTCCGAAAGCAATGTCAGATTTGAAGCAAATAAACCTGGTAAAACAACTTTACTTACCCAAGTAACGCACAAAGAAATGCTTGAAGAAGTATAGTCCAAGTCAGTTTTGGCCTTTCCCTGCGCAACAATCATTGCAAAAACCAAAGTGAATAATTACCATCTTATATAATTTCCTTCAATCAGTGAAAAAATCTCTGCTACTTGAATCTTTAGGAGTAAAAAACCAAAGTTAAAAAATCTACTATTCTGATTATGCTTAGAAAGCttcaaaaaatgaagaaaaagagaCGAAACCTTTCAACAAGGAGAGCAACAGGAACCATAACAGCAGTGGCGAATAAGAATCTGTAAGCCACGATGATCCTTAAACTCATTCCATCATTTGCAGCCAATTTGTAAAGCACACTAACCCCAGCAAATATGACTTGAATCACCACCATCAACATTGCATGCTTTAGTCCATGCAAAATCTTAATAATCTCtcccatttttctttttaaaacaaaaatcaccCAAGTTGAAAGCAAGCTTTTTGTAGACAATCCTTGGTAAGTAGCTTAGCTAGGGTGACGGTTGTGTGAAAGGAAATGGAAGGCGAGAGATCGGAATTTATAAGCTATAAAAATTCACTGTATACATGTAGTGCCATTGCACGCGCTGTGTTTCCCCACTTTAAACGCAAGCCTTCACTTTGCTTttcaagcctttttttttttaatttttccttcATTTGGTGCCCTTTTGCCAAGCTCCACCTTCCCTTATATGTCAAGCTTGGGAACTCGGGTACCTAGCAATCTTTTTGTCAATTAGTAACGTTATCTATATTTTGTTGACACGCActcttttttctaattttagaaaaatggttagattttagt contains the following coding sequences:
- the LOC108461689 gene encoding tubby-like F-box protein 8; the protein is MSFRSIVRDVRDSFGSLSRRSFDVRLVGHHRGKSHGALHDLHDEPLVIQNSRWANLPHELLTDVIKRLEESESTWPARKSVVACASVCQSWRVICKDIVKCPEFCGKLTFPVSLKQPGPRDGIIQCFIKRDKSKLTYHLFLCLSPALLVENGKFLLSAQRTRRTTSTEYIISMNADNISRSSSSYIGKLRSNFLGTKFIIYDTQPAYTASSHVPPPGRTSRRFYSKKVSPKVPTGSYNIAQISYELNVLGTRGPRKMHCIMHSIPASALGVGGSVPGQPELLRHPLEDSFRSISFSKSLDHSVEFSSSRFSDVGVSHKDDGDGNMKPLILKNKAPRWHEQLQCWCLNFRGRVTVASVKNFQLIAATQPASSGPAPPDMDKVILQFGKVGKDMFTMDYRYPLSAFQAFAICLSSFDTKLACE
- the LOC108466595 gene encoding WAT1-related protein At1g68170-like; protein product: MGEIIKILHGLKHAMLMVVIQVIFAGVSVLYKLAANDGMSLRIIVAYRFLFATAVMVPVALLVERERPKLTWTILLQAFLCALLGGTLSQNLYIESMALTSATFVSAMANLTPAITFTMAIIMGLEKLGFRTMAGRAKVLGTVIGVGGAMLLTFYKGLQINIGSTHFHLLLSHGPISSNAPSTNHHLLGALLAFTSCISYSLWLNIQAKMSENYPCYYSSTALICIIGTIQAVAFALCMEKDMSQWKLDWNIRLLTVAYSGILASGLVFSVVSWCVRMKGPLYVSVFSPLMVVLVALAGTLFLEEKLYLGSIIGAVLIVMGLYVVLWGKSKETKVVNKLVASITSPENKTIEIVVTSSLDNNTCIINNDNSVFVSKDSPMK